One region of Polaribacter pectinis genomic DNA includes:
- a CDS encoding formylglycine-generating enzyme family protein, translated as MKTILRLTICVLFLNSIITNCQSKMVPIKGGEYIPLYGRDSMKVSIDNFLMDVYPVTNKEYLAFVKKQPKWQRSKAIKLFVDASYLRDWKTDTILNHNQKSNSPITNISWFAAKSYCENQGKRLPTVDEWEYVAMANKKMPDARKLKEYNAFILSWYEKPKTFNQTIGSTFKNYWRVYDLHGLVWEWTSDFNSVLITGESRKDVDTDSNLFCGSAAVNATDLMNYAAFMRYAIRGSLKAKYTMKNLGFRCVKDDK; from the coding sequence ATGAAAACTATTTTAAGATTGACAATTTGTGTGCTGTTTTTAAATTCAATTATAACAAATTGTCAATCTAAAATGGTACCAATAAAAGGAGGAGAATACATTCCTTTATATGGTAGAGACTCTATGAAAGTTTCTATTGATAATTTTTTGATGGATGTATACCCTGTTACCAATAAAGAGTATTTAGCGTTTGTAAAAAAGCAACCAAAATGGCAAAGAAGTAAAGCTATTAAATTATTTGTTGATGCAAGTTATTTAAGAGATTGGAAAACGGACACAATTCTAAATCATAATCAAAAATCGAATTCTCCTATTACAAATATCTCTTGGTTTGCAGCCAAAAGTTATTGTGAAAATCAAGGAAAAAGATTGCCAACTGTAGATGAATGGGAATATGTTGCAATGGCTAACAAAAAAATGCCAGATGCAAGAAAATTGAAAGAGTATAATGCCTTTATTTTAAGTTGGTATGAAAAACCAAAAACATTCAATCAAACAATTGGTTCTACTTTTAAAAATTATTGGCGAGTTTATGATTTACATGGTTTAGTTTGGGAGTGGACTTCAGATTTTAATTCGGTTTTAATTACGGGAGAATCGAGAAAAGATGTAGATACAGATAGTAATTTGTTCTGTGGAAGTGCAGCTGTAAATGCAACAGATTTAATGAATTATGCAGCATTTATGCGTTATGCAATTAGAGGAAGTTTAAAAGCGAAATATACAATGAAAAACCTCGGTTTTAGATGTGTAAAAGATGATAAATAA
- a CDS encoding SCO family protein yields MKQIIKIIFFVTVTLLVSCDKKETKKVVEIGFQCPMKCEGEKVYGEKGSCPICKMDLRPNSKLLEKNKKILSDKISEESIFNLTSKWNTEEGKTIQLKELKGKTLVMVMIYTTCKAACPRLSADMRNIKDKIPKELNEDVQYVLVSIDPETDTPKRLKEFAIENYMDGNEWTLLQGTESGVREFANVLSVKYKEISPLDFSHSNIISVFNPQGELVHQQEGLGVNNKETIEKIMETVNNQ; encoded by the coding sequence ATGAAACAGATAATAAAAATAATATTTTTTGTAACAGTTACATTATTAGTTTCTTGTGATAAAAAAGAAACAAAAAAAGTAGTTGAAATTGGTTTTCAATGTCCAATGAAATGTGAAGGCGAAAAAGTTTATGGAGAAAAAGGTTCTTGTCCAATTTGTAAAATGGATTTAAGACCAAATTCAAAATTATTAGAAAAAAATAAAAAGATTTTAAGTGATAAAATTTCAGAAGAATCAATTTTTAACCTAACTTCTAAATGGAATACAGAAGAAGGAAAAACTATCCAATTAAAAGAACTAAAAGGAAAAACTTTGGTCATGGTAATGATTTACACAACTTGTAAAGCTGCTTGCCCAAGATTATCTGCAGATATGAGAAATATTAAAGACAAAATTCCGAAAGAATTAAACGAAGATGTTCAGTATGTTTTGGTAAGTATAGATCCAGAAACAGATACGCCAAAAAGATTGAAAGAGTTTGCCATAGAAAATTATATGGATGGTAATGAATGGACGCTTTTACAAGGAACAGAGAGTGGTGTTAGAGAATTTGCGAATGTTTTATCCGTAAAATATAAAGAAATATCTCCTTTAGATTTTTCACATTCTAATATAATTAGTGTTTTTAACCCACAAGGAGAATTGGTGCATCAGCAAGAAGGTTTGGGGGTAAATAATAAAGAAACCATCGAAAAAATTATGGAAACAGTAAATAATCAATAG
- a CDS encoding RrF2 family transcriptional regulator, whose translation MLSKASKYAISAVLYLTNTASISNKISSKEVAEKLNIPAPFLAKVIQELTKKGIVSSVKGPNGGFYLSEINEKNTIYDIIECIDDIDKFNQCYLGQHECNEENPCVVHYLYAPFKEKLVKKLKTKTILEMAIEYSKNNNLSEIIK comes from the coding sequence ATGTTATCAAAAGCAAGTAAATATGCCATTTCAGCAGTATTATATTTAACTAATACAGCTTCTATAAGCAATAAAATAAGTTCAAAAGAGGTTGCAGAAAAATTAAATATTCCTGCACCTTTTTTAGCTAAAGTAATACAAGAACTAACTAAAAAAGGAATTGTATCTTCTGTAAAAGGACCTAATGGAGGTTTTTATTTATCAGAAATCAATGAAAAAAATACAATTTATGATATTATAGAATGCATAGATGATATAGATAAATTTAATCAATGTTATTTGGGGCAACATGAATGTAATGAAGAAAACCCTTGTGTTGTACATTATTTATACGCTCCTTTTAAAGAAAAATTAGTAAAAAAACTGAAAACTAAAACAATTTTAGAGATGGCAATTGAATATTCTAAAAACAACAATCTATCTGAAATTATAAAATGA
- a CDS encoding pyridoxal phosphate-dependent decarboxylase family protein, whose amino-acid sequence MDSHFDLSVKEMKDYGYKIVDIIVSHFSDIEKKKPVMKASREEMDVVFLQEAPENGTSADEVLNFVMKNVIPNSALSSHPKSFSFVPGPSNFISTMADSLATGFNIFSGGWIISPAAAELEIVTINWLLKMFNFPVRKGGGIFTSGGSMANLTALTTARRIKCGEDFSKAIIYLSDQAHSSNIKAIRVLGFKKEQIRIIPTDIEFKFSINKLKNEIAKDRLNGKQPFCIIATAGTTNTGTVDPLDTIADICEKENLWMHIDGAYGAAAILSKKGSRILRGIERADSLTVDPHKWFFQPYEIGCLLVKDKSWLSNTFSEKPEYLRDIEGNESEINFYDYGIQLTRRFRALKLYMSIKTYGLNTFKKAISYNIDLTEETEDLLRKSKNWEIVSPATLAIINFRYNPLDIQLSEKELDTLNQEISSRVVASKESFLVTTVLQNQVVIRMCLINPKTTIKHIKDTLNQCDVFAKEVLLEWDK is encoded by the coding sequence ATGGATTCACATTTTGATTTATCTGTAAAAGAGATGAAAGATTATGGCTATAAAATAGTAGATATTATTGTAAGTCATTTTTCAGATATAGAAAAGAAAAAGCCTGTAATGAAAGCTTCTAGAGAAGAAATGGATGTTGTTTTCTTACAAGAAGCCCCAGAAAATGGAACTTCTGCAGATGAAGTTTTAAATTTTGTAATGAAAAATGTAATTCCAAATAGTGCTTTGTCTTCTCATCCAAAATCGTTTTCATTTGTTCCAGGGCCAAGTAATTTTATAAGTACTATGGCAGATTCGCTGGCAACTGGCTTTAATATTTTTTCTGGTGGATGGATAATTTCTCCTGCAGCAGCAGAATTAGAAATTGTTACCATTAATTGGTTGCTAAAAATGTTTAATTTTCCAGTTAGAAAAGGTGGAGGAATTTTTACTAGTGGTGGTTCTATGGCTAATTTAACGGCTTTAACAACTGCAAGAAGAATAAAATGTGGCGAAGATTTTTCGAAAGCAATTATCTATTTATCAGATCAAGCACATTCTTCGAATATAAAAGCGATTCGAGTTTTAGGTTTTAAGAAAGAACAAATAAGAATTATTCCAACTGATATTGAGTTCAAATTTAGCATCAATAAATTAAAAAATGAGATAGCAAAAGATCGCTTAAATGGCAAACAACCTTTTTGTATAATTGCAACTGCAGGAACTACAAATACAGGAACAGTAGATCCTTTAGACACAATTGCAGATATTTGTGAAAAAGAAAATTTATGGATGCACATAGATGGCGCTTATGGCGCAGCTGCAATTCTCTCTAAAAAAGGAAGCAGAATTTTAAGAGGGATTGAACGTGCAGATTCTTTAACAGTAGACCCACATAAATGGTTTTTTCAACCTTATGAAATTGGTTGTTTATTAGTAAAAGATAAATCTTGGTTAAGCAATACCTTTAGCGAAAAACCAGAATATTTAAGAGATATAGAAGGAAATGAATCTGAAATTAATTTTTATGATTATGGAATTCAATTAACAAGAAGGTTTAGAGCTTTAAAATTGTATATGTCCATTAAAACGTATGGATTAAATACATTTAAAAAAGCAATTTCTTATAATATCGATTTAACAGAAGAAACAGAAGATTTGCTTCGAAAAAGTAAGAACTGGGAAATCGTTTCGCCAGCAACTTTAGCAATTATTAATTTTAGATATAATCCTTTAGATATTCAATTATCGGAAAAAGAGTTAGATACTTTAAACCAAGAAATTTCTAGTAGAGTAGTGGCTTCTAAAGAATCATTTTTGGTAACTACAGTTTTACAAAACCAAGTGGTTATTAGAATGTGTTTAATCAACCCAAAAACAACAATAAAACATATAAAAGATACATTAAACCAGTGTGATGTTTTCGCTAAAGAAGTTCTTTTGGAGTGGGATAAGTAG
- the nirK gene encoding copper-containing nitrite reductase → MKLFKMASLLIITSLIIVSCKSEDKKEMASINTADIYIQGTMDAELTSPPYVPAPVGNRTAKKLLVNMEILEKEGTMSDGVQYVYWTFGGSVPGSFIRTRVGDLVEFTLSNHPDNKLPHNIDLHAVTGPGGGAESSFVAPGHKKTFSFKTLNPGLYVYHCATAPVGMHIANGMYGLILVEPEGGLPKVDKEYYIMQGDFYTKGATGEKGLQPFDMTKAVKEDADYVVFNGKVGALTGDNAITANVGETVRLYVGNGGPNLTSSFHVIGEIFDNVHVEGGDLINKNVQTTSIPAGGAAIVDFKVDVPGTFILVDHAIFRAFNKGALGMLKVTGEEKKDLYSGIKQEGIYHPEGSTIQTMPESKEKKKEAVSTKDKTLAQKIADGKQVYMKTCFACHQAEGQGIPNAFPPLAKSDYLNADVKRAIGIVLHGKTGEITVNGKKYNSIMTKQTLTDEEVADVMTYVYNSWGNNKTNVSVKTVKEVKNK, encoded by the coding sequence ATGAAACTATTTAAAATGGCTTCTTTACTAATTATTACAAGCTTAATAATAGTAAGTTGTAAAAGTGAAGATAAAAAAGAAATGGCAAGTATAAATACAGCAGATATTTATATACAAGGAACCATGGATGCAGAATTGACTTCTCCACCTTATGTTCCTGCGCCAGTAGGAAATAGAACTGCAAAAAAACTATTAGTAAATATGGAAATTCTTGAAAAAGAAGGAACCATGTCTGATGGTGTGCAATATGTTTATTGGACTTTTGGAGGTTCTGTACCAGGAAGTTTTATAAGAACTAGAGTAGGAGATTTAGTAGAGTTTACGTTATCTAATCACCCAGATAATAAATTACCACATAATATAGATTTACACGCTGTAACTGGCCCAGGAGGTGGAGCAGAATCTTCTTTTGTAGCGCCAGGCCATAAAAAAACGTTTTCGTTTAAAACTTTAAATCCTGGTTTATATGTATATCATTGTGCAACTGCACCTGTAGGAATGCATATTGCAAACGGAATGTATGGTTTAATTTTAGTAGAACCAGAAGGTGGTTTGCCAAAAGTTGATAAAGAATATTACATTATGCAAGGAGATTTTTACACAAAAGGAGCTACTGGGGAAAAAGGTTTACAGCCTTTCGATATGACAAAAGCTGTAAAAGAAGATGCAGATTATGTAGTTTTTAACGGAAAAGTAGGAGCCTTAACTGGTGACAATGCAATTACAGCAAATGTTGGCGAAACTGTACGTTTATATGTTGGTAATGGTGGGCCAAATTTAACTTCTTCATTTCATGTTATTGGTGAGATTTTCGATAATGTACATGTAGAAGGTGGAGATTTAATCAATAAAAATGTTCAAACTACTTCTATTCCTGCAGGTGGAGCAGCAATTGTAGATTTTAAAGTTGATGTTCCTGGGACATTTATTTTAGTAGATCACGCAATCTTTAGAGCATTTAACAAAGGTGCTTTAGGAATGTTAAAAGTAACAGGAGAAGAAAAAAAGGATTTATATTCTGGTATTAAACAAGAAGGTATTTATCACCCAGAAGGAAGCACAATTCAAACAATGCCAGAATCTAAAGAAAAAAAGAAAGAAGCTGTTTCAACCAAAGATAAAACATTGGCACAAAAGATTGCAGATGGAAAACAAGTGTACATGAAAACATGTTTTGCTTGTCATCAAGCAGAAGGACAAGGAATACCAAATGCTTTTCCTCCTTTGGCAAAATCAGATTATTTAAATGCTGATGTAAAAAGAGCTATAGGTATTGTGTTGCATGGAAAAACAGGAGAAATTACTGTAAATGGAAAAAAATATAACAGTATAATGACTAAACAGACCTTAACGGATGAAGAAGTTGCAGATGTTATGACTTACGTTTACAATTCTTGGGGCAATAACAAAACCAATGTTAGCGTAAAAACGGTTAAAGAAGTTAAAAATAAATAA